In one window of Armatimonadota bacterium DNA:
- the pstA gene encoding phosphate ABC transporter permease PstA yields MDRRRLEEALFKVLMMASTVLVLASLAGVMGVVLVRGLPALDLAMITQTPKGGYYLGKEGGVLNAIAGSLCLAVGATAIALVLSLPIVFYLQRDYAGRSRLASYTRLALDVLWGIPSIVYGAFGFVIMLYMGLRASLLGGVIALTLVELPIMARAMDEVVRLVPAELKDASYALGATRIETTTRVVWRQVLPGIVTAALLAFGRGIGDAASVLFTAGYSDYLPSSLMEPVASLPLAVFFQILTPFPEVQQRAYASGAILLALVLIVSVASRLLARRFERHVVR; encoded by the coding sequence ATGGACCGACGACGCCTCGAGGAAGCGTTGTTCAAGGTGCTGATGATGGCCTCGACGGTTCTGGTGCTGGCGAGCCTGGCCGGGGTCATGGGCGTCGTCCTCGTCCGCGGGCTGCCTGCTCTCGACCTCGCGATGATCACGCAGACGCCGAAAGGGGGCTACTACCTCGGCAAGGAGGGCGGGGTGCTCAACGCGATCGCGGGATCCCTGTGCCTTGCGGTCGGGGCCACGGCGATCGCCCTCGTGCTGAGCCTGCCCATCGTGTTCTATCTCCAGCGGGATTACGCCGGGCGATCGCGCCTCGCGAGCTACACGCGGCTCGCGCTCGACGTGCTGTGGGGCATTCCGTCCATCGTATATGGGGCGTTCGGTTTCGTCATCATGCTCTACATGGGCCTGCGCGCGTCGCTGCTCGGCGGTGTTATTGCGCTCACCCTGGTCGAGCTGCCGATCATGGCGCGAGCGATGGACGAAGTCGTACGCCTCGTGCCCGCGGAGTTGAAGGACGCATCCTATGCGCTCGGCGCCACCCGCATCGAGACCACGACGCGAGTGGTCTGGCGGCAGGTACTGCCGGGCATCGTGACTGCGGCGCTGCTCGCGTTCGGCCGCGGCATCGGCGACGCGGCGTCGGTGCTGTTCACCGCGGGGTACAGCGACTATCTCCCGTCGTCGCTCATGGAACCGGTGGCGTCCCTGCCGCTCGCCGTGTTCTTCCAGATTCTCACGCCGTTCCCGGAGGTGCAGCAGCGGGCGTACGCGTCGGGGGCGATTCTGTTGGCGCTCGTCTTGATCGTCAGCGTGGCGTCGCGGCTGCTGGCACGGAGGTTCGAGCGGCACGTGGTGCGTTGA
- a CDS encoding phosphate ABC transporter ATP-binding protein: MPHISIRGLSVDYDGHPALRNVTVDIPDRQITAIIGPSGCGKTTLLKSCNRLLDLTDGVRVQGEVLIDGVNILDPRVDVTQLRKKMGLLFQKPYPLPMSIYENVAYGPRVHGLNDRRQLDGIVERCLKTSSLWEEVKGRLRSPATKLSVGQQQRLCLARALAVEPQVLLGDEPTSALDPQSAQQVEKRLVELKGDYTIVIVTHILRQAKRLADYVIFMYLGELVEHGPAAQVFADPRDTRTQAYLGGEVS, from the coding sequence ATGCCACACATCAGCATTCGCGGGTTGAGCGTTGATTATGATGGCCATCCCGCGCTGAGAAATGTGACGGTTGATATCCCGGACCGTCAGATCACGGCGATCATCGGGCCGTCGGGGTGCGGCAAGACGACGCTGCTCAAGAGCTGCAACCGCCTGCTTGATCTGACGGACGGCGTCCGGGTGCAGGGCGAGGTGCTGATTGACGGGGTCAACATTCTCGATCCGCGCGTGGATGTCACGCAACTGCGCAAGAAAATGGGGCTGCTGTTCCAGAAGCCGTATCCCCTGCCGATGTCCATCTACGAGAACGTCGCCTACGGGCCGCGGGTACACGGACTCAATGACCGGCGGCAACTCGACGGGATTGTCGAGCGGTGCCTCAAGACATCCAGCCTGTGGGAGGAAGTGAAGGGCCGCCTGCGGTCGCCGGCCACCAAGCTCTCGGTGGGCCAGCAGCAACGGCTGTGCCTGGCGCGCGCGCTGGCGGTGGAGCCGCAGGTGCTGCTGGGGGATGAACCGACCTCCGCTCTCGACCCCCAGTCGGCACAACAGGTTGAGAAGCGGCTGGTCGAGTTGAAGGGCGATTACACGATCGTTATCGTGACCCACATCCTGCGCCAGGCCAAGCGCCTCGCGGACTACGTTATCTTCATGTACCTCGGCGAGCTGGTGGAGCACGGTCCGGCGGCGCAAGTGTTCGCCGACCCACGCGATACGCGCACGCAGGCCTACCTCGGCGGCGAGGTGAGCTAG